One segment of Brassica napus cultivar Da-Ae chromosome C3, Da-Ae, whole genome shotgun sequence DNA contains the following:
- the LOC106444157 gene encoding putative F-box only protein 9, with translation MMMYDIPQDLIEEEILSRVPAASLKRLRSTCKRWNHLFKDQRFTEKHFRKAPKQSRILISNDYRICSVKVNLNVAPPPIEFKDFHPCSQQVHVVEVFHCDGLLLWTIRNDNKYRLMVWNPCSGETRWIQTTLNSESFSTRSLALGYQNNKSFRSYKILSYWSTSYSLDQGDDLSSDSWRVLEDDFVLNCSTLPNRGVSFKGNAYWLVLEKTGYLLLGFDFTSDSFRRFCLPPVPNPRNLMLSVVREEKLSLLNWSRHVSYMEVWVTHEIDDTQPVLWSKSFTVKNPNNFIPCFKSFLADEEKKVVLVCNSAFRDSKKLYTIGEDNEYYTEITSVGSKSKTLSPFIFSYVPSLQQGGSNETNNTSRSN, from the coding sequence ATTCCGCAGGATTTGATAGAGGAGGAAATACTCTCAAGGGTTCCAGCCGCATCTCTGAAACGACTACGATCCACTTGCAAACGATGGAACCATTTATTCAAAGATCAAAGATTCACAGAGAAGCACTTTCGTAAAGCTCCAAAGCAGTCTCGGATTCTCATATCAAACGACTATAGGATCTGTTCAGTGAAAGTCAATCTCAACGTTGCTCCTCCACCTATAGAATTTAAGGATTTCCATCCTTGTTCCCAGCAAGTCCATGTAGTCGAGGTTTTTCACTGCGATGGTTTGTTGTTATGGACCATTAGGAACGACAACAAGTACAGACTCATGGTTTGGAATCCGTGTTCAGGGGAAACTAGGTGGATCCAAACCACACTTAATAGCGAGAGCTTCTCTACGCGTAGCCTTGCTCTAGGATACCAAAACAACAAATCCTTCCGTAGCTACAAAATCTTGAGCTATTGGTCGACTAGTTACTCCCTAGACCAAGGAGATGACCTCAGCTCTGATTCTTGGAGGGTTTTGGAGGATGACTTCGTCCTCAACTGCTCTACGCTACCAAATCGTGGTGTGTCTTTCAAGGGAAATGCTTATTGGCTTGTCTTGGAAAAAACAGGTTACCTTTTGCTTGGCTTTGATTTTACGAGCGACAGTTTTAGACGTTTTTGTCTTCCTCCAGTTCCGAATCCTAGGAATCTGATGCTATCAGTTGTGAGAGAAGAAAAACTCTCATTGTTAAATTGGTCCCGTCATGTATCATACATGGAGGTGTGGGTGACCCATGAAATTGATGATACTCAACCTGTTTTGTGGAGCAAATCATTTACAGTGAAAAATCCCAATAATTTTATTCCGTGCTTTAAGAGTTTCTTAGCTGACGAGGAGAAGAAAGTGGTCTTGGTTTGTAATTCGGCTTTCAGAGATAGCAAGAAACTCTACACTATTGGAGAGGACAATGAATATTACACAGAAATCACTTCTGTAGGATCTAAGAGCAAAACATTGTCTCCATTTATTTTCAGTTATGTTCCAAGTTTGCAGCAAGGTGGGAGCAATGAAACTAATAATACTAGTCGATCAAATTAG